In Sphingobacterium sp. lm-10, one DNA window encodes the following:
- a CDS encoding calcineurin-like phosphoesterase family protein, whose product MNKPNFPANYRTFSRVLSLLVLLTLLANSCSKNKLEPINEEISTEENPNGIDFKASIAAVWDIERGKAISLPGTGYQQGDILQLEPVEQGQQSVTVAILDGRVTFPTDLKPINYRLSVLRGNTPYPIGSAQFNYVLRADIPNQDGKNIKGIVHIAGQGLANVVVSDGYDVTVTDAQGVYYLSSTKRTGYVFISIPANHEVTETVNQAPKFYQFVMSNPEIIDTRDFELKAMNNENHVILALADMHLANRNSDLSQFQSGFMSDVNQQIARLKSEGKQVYALTLGDQTWETYWYSNSFMLPEYVQQMSNLQAPVFNTIGNHDNDPYFSNDWMAENAYRRILGPTYYSFNLGKVHYVVLDNIEYINDGGTFGTVGSRNYNAKITENQLEWLAKDLASVSTTTPIVLSTHIQLHHAPTEQGNTPNFRTSNAQQLISLLDRYDEVHVLTGHTHVNYRVLRNDKLMEHNIAALSGTWWWTGRPGYSDNHIAPDGSPGGYGIWEMNGSDIAWKYKSIGYAPEYQFRSYDLNEVQITAATHAPAANATFRALVPQYAANFANANKNNEVLINVWGYDPKWTVSVTENGRSLAVQRVSSYDPLQIISYAMRRLNVNATPTFDAANTSHMFKVKTSAANTTLQIKVTDRFGNTYSESMERPKTFTYSMR is encoded by the coding sequence ATGAATAAACCAAACTTTCCCGCGAACTACCGCACATTCAGCCGGGTCTTGAGCCTTCTTGTTCTACTGACGCTATTGGCCAACTCCTGTAGCAAGAACAAGCTCGAGCCGATTAATGAGGAGATATCGACAGAAGAAAACCCTAATGGCATTGATTTTAAGGCCTCGATTGCGGCAGTATGGGATATTGAGCGTGGCAAAGCGATATCCCTTCCGGGCACAGGCTACCAGCAGGGAGACATCTTGCAATTGGAGCCCGTAGAACAAGGGCAACAAAGTGTAACGGTGGCTATTTTAGATGGCCGGGTCACCTTCCCCACCGACTTAAAACCAATCAATTACCGCTTAAGCGTCCTGCGCGGCAACACACCCTATCCCATAGGTAGCGCGCAGTTCAACTATGTGCTTCGTGCAGACATTCCAAACCAAGATGGGAAAAATATTAAGGGCATCGTCCATATTGCTGGGCAAGGGCTTGCTAATGTGGTGGTTTCTGATGGGTACGACGTAACTGTCACTGACGCACAGGGCGTATACTACCTTAGCTCAACCAAGCGGACTGGATATGTTTTCATTTCGATTCCCGCAAACCACGAAGTAACCGAAACGGTAAATCAGGCTCCAAAATTCTATCAATTTGTAATGTCTAATCCCGAAATAATCGACACCCGCGACTTTGAATTAAAAGCCATGAACAATGAAAATCATGTGATCTTGGCACTGGCCGATATGCATCTTGCGAACAGAAACAGCGATTTGAGTCAATTTCAAAGTGGTTTTATGTCAGATGTCAATCAGCAGATCGCTCGCCTGAAATCGGAAGGAAAACAGGTCTATGCTTTGACTTTAGGTGATCAGACTTGGGAAACTTACTGGTACAGCAATAGTTTTATGCTTCCTGAGTATGTCCAGCAGATGAGCAACCTACAGGCTCCTGTATTCAATACGATCGGCAACCACGATAATGATCCTTATTTTTCTAACGATTGGATGGCCGAAAACGCCTACCGGAGAATTCTCGGCCCAACCTACTACTCATTCAATCTCGGGAAGGTACATTATGTCGTACTCGATAATATCGAGTACATCAATGATGGAGGCACATTCGGCACGGTTGGAAGCCGAAATTACAACGCCAAAATCACGGAAAACCAATTGGAGTGGCTCGCTAAAGATCTTGCATCGGTATCCACCACCACACCTATTGTTCTCTCGACACACATCCAATTGCACCATGCTCCTACGGAGCAGGGCAACACGCCCAACTTCCGCACCAGCAATGCGCAGCAGCTCATTTCCTTGCTCGATCGGTACGATGAAGTGCACGTTCTTACTGGCCATACGCATGTAAACTACCGCGTACTACGCAATGATAAATTGATGGAGCATAACATCGCCGCGCTGTCGGGAACTTGGTGGTGGACCGGCCGGCCGGGCTATTCCGACAATCACATTGCGCCTGATGGTAGTCCGGGTGGGTATGGCATATGGGAGATGAACGGTAGCGATATCGCCTGGAAATACAAGTCCATCGGCTATGCGCCCGAATACCAATTCCGCTCGTATGACCTGAATGAAGTGCAAATTACGGCAGCCACACATGCGCCAGCCGCCAATGCCACATTTCGTGCCTTGGTACCCCAATATGCCGCCAACTTTGCCAATGCCAATAAAAACAATGAGGTATTGATCAATGTGTGGGGTTACGATCCCAAGTGGACCGTGTCGGTCACGGAGAATGGCAGATCTCTAGCCGTACAACGGGTTTCTTCGTATGATCCCCTTCAGATTATTTCTTATGCTATGCGTCGCCTCAATGTGAATGCAACACCGACCTTCGATGCGGCAAATACCTCACACATGTTTAAAGTAAAGACTTCAGCAGCGAATACCACTTTGCAAATCAAGGTCACCGATCGGTTTGGCAACACATATAGCGAATCCATGGAACGGCCAAAAACATTTACCTATTCGATGCGATAG
- a CDS encoding DUF6850 family outer membrane beta-barrel protein translates to MQQTNKYILWVCFTFLCQITLAQESNTLDTIQRQIRYFAVDHPMWLHESVENRYTLLHAQYSGSQGDYRLAQDAGKVRSTNVNSEGSITLKDVRLWGRFAYNRTLEDSTRFGHQTRQNPSAPFYFASYGNNHYVRTNYTIQARGQRYFKEWSVFGGLDYRIGDHFSNNDPRGSIDVIQVNGQLGVSRKLGADLEIGLEARYGYGQESFEVAFKNENYVLSPAVTPYLNYAVIGYGWQTNDWLLARGIHYQNDMNRYGSQAYISYNTEIGKFYATAHYKQEQQVYQQVLRNESRNNVLNEYAIGDIGADLMWQLKREKRAYLVQLSSTMRSGKDKVVFQANGINNLVYQYDTHRAKLAHTYYARKWQFHFEGSADMTSETRQDGGSGTLLDYSRLDGSLSAMATYITRKNQHVHLSLMGLAGKPLSMNWSVPEINENMFHRYVYFHDVTYYQANTQGARVELGFRQHLKRKDFVRLLATWQTISASDLPDLGRQTATLPGSKRNYFALSLAYGF, encoded by the coding sequence ATGCAGCAAACCAATAAATATATTTTATGGGTTTGTTTTACTTTCTTGTGTCAGATTACGCTGGCACAGGAAAGTAATACGCTGGATACCATTCAGCGGCAAATCCGTTATTTTGCCGTAGACCATCCGATGTGGCTGCACGAATCGGTCGAAAACCGATATACGCTCTTGCATGCGCAATATAGTGGGAGTCAGGGCGATTATCGATTAGCGCAAGACGCTGGAAAGGTGCGCAGCACCAATGTGAATTCGGAAGGTAGTATCACCCTGAAAGATGTACGACTCTGGGGTCGATTTGCCTACAACCGCACGTTGGAAGACAGCACGCGTTTTGGTCATCAAACCCGACAAAATCCTTCGGCACCGTTTTACTTTGCCTCGTATGGCAACAATCACTACGTGCGCACCAATTACACGATACAGGCGCGTGGTCAACGCTATTTTAAGGAGTGGTCGGTGTTCGGCGGATTGGATTATCGCATCGGAGATCATTTCAGTAATAATGATCCTCGAGGTAGTATCGATGTGATTCAGGTAAATGGACAATTGGGTGTGAGCCGCAAGTTGGGTGCCGATCTAGAAATCGGGTTGGAAGCGCGCTATGGATATGGACAAGAAAGTTTTGAAGTAGCCTTCAAAAATGAAAATTATGTGTTGAGTCCGGCGGTGACGCCTTATCTCAATTATGCAGTGATTGGCTACGGATGGCAGACCAATGATTGGTTGCTTGCGCGTGGAATTCATTACCAGAATGACATGAACCGCTATGGTTCGCAGGCCTATATTTCTTATAATACCGAAATAGGGAAGTTCTACGCCACCGCACATTATAAGCAGGAGCAGCAGGTGTATCAGCAAGTGTTACGCAACGAGTCGCGCAACAATGTGCTGAATGAATATGCCATAGGTGATATCGGTGCCGATTTGATGTGGCAGCTAAAACGCGAGAAACGTGCCTATTTAGTACAGTTGAGTTCGACTATGCGTAGCGGAAAGGATAAGGTGGTATTTCAAGCAAACGGAATTAACAATTTGGTCTACCAGTACGATACACATCGTGCCAAGTTAGCGCACACCTATTATGCTCGAAAATGGCAATTTCATTTCGAAGGAAGCGCGGATATGACTTCGGAAACGAGACAGGATGGCGGTAGCGGTACACTATTGGATTATTCGCGATTGGATGGCTCGCTATCTGCTATGGCCACCTACATCACTCGGAAGAATCAACACGTACATCTCAGTTTGATGGGTTTAGCGGGCAAACCGCTTAGCATGAATTGGTCGGTGCCCGAAATCAATGAAAACATGTTTCACCGATACGTGTATTTTCACGATGTCACATACTATCAAGCGAATACACAAGGTGCACGGGTGGAATTAGGTTTTAGACAACACTTGAAACGTAAAGATTTTGTACGCCTGCTAGCCACTTGGCAAACGATATCGGCAAGTGATTTGCCTGATTTGGGCAGGCAGACGGCTACCTTGCCGGGCTCCAAAAGGAACTATTTTGCCCTAAGCTTGGCTTACGGTTTTTAA
- a CDS encoding cytochrome c peroxidase → MWSLNKRFIVILLLLSLAPAAVVLSSFFSEPEYTLAQLRELYSSGDVNQWPLPHIDESVKPNFADIGVLGKVRYPIDNPFTEAKSQLGKLLFFDRRLSASKQISCASCHDPQLGFGDGKSLAHGHDRQVGKRNAMTLYNVGHYTSWMWDGRATSLEEQVLMPIQDHVEMNMNLDSMLQHIDEIKGYRAYFLKAYGNEEVSILRVQRALATYLRTITSYPTRFDRFIGGNKEALNDQELLGLNLFRTKARCINCHNTPLFSDNQFHNDGQALYGTRQEDLGHYYVSGKQEDVGAFRTPSLRNVTLTGPWMHHGNFPTLRDVVELYNLGNPAPIQRRVVVDENLRPIPSPLLKKLDLSSEEVEAIISFMQALSAPVQQRLITPKLPL, encoded by the coding sequence ATGTGGAGTTTGAATAAACGCTTTATCGTCATTTTGTTGTTGTTATCACTGGCACCGGCAGCGGTGGTACTTTCTAGCTTTTTCTCTGAACCAGAATATACATTAGCACAATTACGCGAGCTATATAGTAGTGGAGATGTCAACCAATGGCCTTTGCCGCATATTGATGAAAGCGTGAAGCCTAATTTCGCAGATATTGGCGTTTTGGGCAAAGTAAGATATCCGATTGATAATCCATTTACAGAGGCCAAGTCCCAATTGGGGAAGCTTTTATTCTTTGATAGACGATTGTCCGCTTCCAAGCAGATTTCTTGCGCGAGCTGCCACGATCCGCAGCTGGGATTTGGCGATGGTAAGAGTTTGGCGCATGGACATGATCGCCAAGTCGGCAAGCGCAATGCAATGACTTTATACAATGTAGGCCATTATACTTCTTGGATGTGGGATGGCCGTGCGACTTCTTTAGAAGAGCAAGTCTTGATGCCGATTCAGGATCATGTGGAGATGAATATGAACCTGGATTCTATGCTACAGCATATTGACGAGATTAAAGGTTATCGCGCTTATTTTCTGAAGGCTTATGGTAATGAAGAGGTGAGCATACTCCGTGTGCAGCGGGCATTAGCCACGTATTTGCGTACCATCACGAGTTATCCAACCCGTTTTGATCGCTTCATCGGCGGAAATAAGGAAGCGCTTAATGATCAAGAATTGTTGGGTTTAAATCTATTTCGTACCAAAGCCCGTTGTATCAATTGCCACAATACGCCTTTGTTTTCAGATAATCAATTTCATAATGATGGGCAAGCCTTATATGGTACCCGACAGGAAGATCTCGGACATTATTATGTATCAGGCAAACAGGAAGATGTGGGCGCATTTCGTACACCATCGTTGCGCAATGTAACGCTAACAGGTCCTTGGATGCACCACGGCAACTTCCCAACATTACGCGATGTGGTGGAGTTATATAATCTTGGCAATCCAGCACCCATACAGCGTCGGGTGGTGGTCGATGAAAACCTACGTCCAATACCTTCTCCATTATTAAAAAAATTAGATCTATCCTCTGAAGAAGTGGAGGCTATAATATCCTTTATGCAGGCATTAAGTGCCCCCGTACAGCAAAGACTAATTACTCCAAAATTACCTCTTTAA
- a CDS encoding DEAD/DEAH box helicase, with the protein MSFESLGLSPALLKLLAHQQYTHPTKIQETAIPAILNKEDVLGIAKTGSGKTISYVLPLLMNLEGNLDVKNRHANMLILVPTRELAEQVNTVFKIFSSALAHPVKTVAVYGGVSINPQMKGMQGVNVLIATPGRLLELLDNNAVHLSSITTLVLDEADKMLNLGFKDQMNKILNYLPAKRQNILLSATLSSDLQSIQQIVLSNPTVIKIEEDKDSLELIKQTAYLMPSEKKGPYLRQLIQQKEMNQVLVFASSVYQVDAIVNKLKKNGIDAKAIHSKKSQGARTESLAQFKSGNLRVLVATDLMARGIDINFLPFVINYELPRSPKDYIHRIGRTGRAEQHGEAIALLTQHELQHFEVIQKKMGKRVELIDIERPIKSN; encoded by the coding sequence ATGTCTTTCGAATCTTTAGGTTTGTCACCTGCGCTATTAAAATTATTGGCGCATCAGCAATACACCCATCCCACTAAGATCCAGGAAACTGCTATTCCTGCCATCTTAAATAAAGAAGATGTTCTTGGGATCGCCAAAACAGGATCTGGAAAGACCATTTCTTATGTATTACCACTCTTGATGAATCTGGAGGGAAATCTGGATGTAAAGAATCGTCATGCGAATATGCTGATATTGGTACCTACTAGAGAACTGGCTGAGCAGGTGAATACGGTATTTAAAATCTTTAGCTCAGCCTTAGCACATCCAGTAAAAACCGTTGCGGTTTACGGGGGCGTTTCTATTAATCCGCAGATGAAGGGTATGCAGGGTGTAAATGTACTTATTGCTACACCGGGCAGGCTTTTAGAACTTTTGGACAACAATGCAGTACATCTTTCTAGTATTACTACTTTGGTGTTGGACGAGGCCGATAAAATGTTGAATCTAGGATTTAAAGATCAAATGAATAAGATTTTAAACTATCTACCGGCGAAGCGACAAAATATACTTTTGTCTGCTACCCTAAGTTCTGATTTACAAAGCATCCAGCAGATAGTATTGTCTAATCCAACAGTAATTAAGATTGAGGAGGATAAAGATTCTTTAGAACTGATTAAACAAACGGCCTATCTTATGCCGTCTGAGAAAAAAGGCCCCTATTTGCGCCAGCTTATTCAGCAAAAAGAAATGAACCAGGTATTGGTTTTTGCTTCTTCAGTTTATCAGGTTGACGCCATCGTTAACAAATTGAAAAAGAATGGTATTGATGCAAAAGCGATCCACAGCAAGAAAAGCCAAGGTGCTAGAACGGAATCATTGGCTCAGTTCAAATCTGGAAATCTAAGAGTGTTGGTTGCAACCGACTTAATGGCTAGAGGAATAGATATCAACTTCCTTCCCTTCGTCATCAATTATGAATTGCCTCGGTCTCCAAAAGATTATATTCACCGCATCGGACGGACTGGTCGAGCAGAGCAACATGGAGAAGCAATCGCACTGCTAACGCAACATGAACTACAGCATTTTGAGGTTATTCAGAAAAAAATGGGAAAAAGGGTAGAATTAATTGATATCGAAAGACCGATTAAATCAAACTAA